One Ignavibacterium album JCM 16511 genomic region harbors:
- the csm2 gene encoding type III-A CRISPR-associated protein Csm2: MTNEKAIVYRNKIDTLENEVKKERDRFKKAKPNEKDEIKKKIDSLEKDIDKTYESLFKEFDEDIELKSIDEMNEQSILFSEFFGRYLVRLDLSTSQIRNVYGDVMRLKMKGFSSNELMLLKPRLAYTTERKGTDGSRKFREKIENALDKVIFIEDKSKQETLFQNFANFFEAILAYHRSFGGK, from the coding sequence ATGACAAATGAAAAGGCAATTGTTTATCGAAATAAAATCGATACTCTTGAAAACGAAGTAAAAAAAGAAAGAGATAGGTTTAAAAAAGCCAAACCGAATGAGAAAGATGAGATTAAAAAGAAAATTGATAGTTTAGAAAAAGATATTGATAAAACATACGAGTCTTTATTTAAAGAGTTTGATGAAGATATTGAATTAAAATCAATTGACGAGATGAATGAACAATCAATTTTATTTTCAGAATTTTTCGGACGTTATTTAGTCCGACTAGACTTATCAACATCTCAAATAAGAAATGTTTATGGTGATGTTATGCGTCTCAAAATGAAAGGATTTAGTTCTAATGAATTGATGTTATTGAAACCACGCTTAGCATATACAACTGAAAGAAAAGGAACTGATGGTTCTAGAAAATTCAGAGAAAAAATTGAAAATGCATTAGACAAAGTAATCTTTATCGAAGATAAATCTAAGCAAGAAACACTATTTCAAAACTTTGCAAATTTTTTTGAAGCAATTTTAGCATATCACAGATCATTTGGAGGTAAATAA
- a CDS encoding sugar ABC transporter substrate-binding protein, with protein MIHKIKNISLLLFIILFSSCANNQDEIKTIKFWAMGSEAEQISKILPEFEKRYPDIKVKVQQIPWTAAQEKLITAFASDNTPDICQLGNTWIPQFASLNAIIDLNDFIKTSSIVKPEKFFPGIWETNIIENRVYGIPWYVDTRLMFYRKDVFERAGFNLPPKNWNELYTLCKKIKELDKGKEKYPVFIPTNEWNSFIIFGLQAGAELLKEKNTRGNFSSREFKEAFDYLIRFHKEKLTPFGMMQVTNVYQAMADEYISIYFSGPWNIPEFKKWMTGNLADKWATAPMPGYKNEYPGLSLAGGSSLVIFKNSNHKNEVWKLIEFLSEPDIQLKVYNVTNNLPAVIDAWKDSSLSNDIYMKAFYQQLQNVTSAPKIPEWEQIVFSKLQQYAEFAARGVMTTDEALRKLDEDTDRILEKRRWLTFKQSK; from the coding sequence ATGATTCATAAAATAAAAAATATATCCCTCTTACTTTTTATCATTCTGTTTTCTTCCTGTGCAAATAATCAGGATGAAATTAAAACCATTAAATTCTGGGCGATGGGAAGTGAGGCTGAACAGATTTCTAAAATTCTTCCTGAGTTTGAGAAAAGATATCCAGACATAAAAGTTAAAGTTCAGCAGATTCCCTGGACTGCTGCACAGGAAAAATTGATTACTGCATTTGCAAGTGATAACACACCAGATATATGTCAGTTAGGCAATACCTGGATTCCGCAATTTGCTTCTCTCAACGCTATTATTGATTTGAATGATTTTATTAAAACTTCCTCAATAGTCAAACCTGAAAAATTTTTCCCGGGAATTTGGGAAACAAACATAATTGAAAATCGGGTTTATGGAATTCCCTGGTATGTTGATACCAGATTAATGTTTTACAGGAAAGATGTTTTTGAACGAGCCGGATTTAATTTGCCCCCAAAAAACTGGAATGAACTTTATACCTTGTGTAAAAAAATTAAAGAGCTTGATAAAGGTAAGGAAAAGTATCCCGTTTTTATTCCAACAAATGAATGGAACTCCTTTATAATTTTTGGATTACAAGCCGGTGCTGAGTTGTTGAAAGAAAAAAATACTCGCGGAAACTTCAGTTCAAGAGAATTTAAAGAAGCGTTTGATTATCTGATTAGATTCCATAAAGAGAAATTAACACCTTTCGGAATGATGCAGGTTACGAATGTTTATCAGGCAATGGCTGATGAATACATTTCAATTTATTTCTCAGGTCCCTGGAATATTCCTGAATTTAAAAAATGGATGACAGGAAATCTTGCCGATAAATGGGCAACTGCTCCAATGCCCGGCTATAAGAATGAATATCCGGGATTATCCCTTGCTGGTGGTTCAAGTCTTGTAATTTTCAAAAATTCCAATCATAAAAATGAAGTCTGGAAACTGATTGAATTCCTTTCTGAACCTGATATTCAGTTAAAGGTTTATAATGTAACTAACAATCTGCCTGCGGTTATTGACGCCTGGAAAGATTCATCGCTTTCTAATGATATTTATATGAAAGCGTTTTATCAACAATTACAGAATGTTACTTCGGCCCCGAAAATTCCTGAATGGGAACAAATTGTGTTTTCTAAACTGCAACAATATGCGGAGTTTGCAGCTAGAGGCGTTATGACTACTGATGAAGCATTGAGAAAACTTGATGAAGATACTGACCGGATTCTTGAAAAAAGAAGATGGTTAACTTTTAAACAGAGCAAATGA
- a CDS encoding peptidyl-prolyl cis-trans isomerase, with protein MIEILINKFSGLTSFNQFNVNKGLIIFNLFVLFLYPINIFAQLESKPLAKVGNQIITVEEFKNRYEFMPHLNYSSDNKDTLRNEFLYSLIAEKLWALEGLEKRFDTLDVVKNSLKTLEKLFVKDELFRSEVESKILLTPEEISKGLLRVGRTLSIKIINSTDSTEIFRIYDYLLNSDNFDSLLATRPESNSQQKPFQIKLGNLSDEFAEDVVFNLKLNEVSEPIKSNDKWFIFKLVSEETDSSIVRANESAKNKTISILSERKRKKIAGNFLDKILGGRTISANSELFNHFADKLIDVLQKRIEAGNQESSQSIELTPDDLQKTLRLIDRNKLYSLFVEFDSTKLSLNDFIYYLMYQKVSFPSPKPNRIKVVLNSAVKQFIEDEVITQEGYKKGMNNLQSVKNDIEMWKKYYLSELMIQSYSDSITVSEKEIESYISQKLSHSSNTVMLNIIEIFNTQLDQMLIVLDELKKGTDFKHLAQKFNQREYTKKSNGEWGYFNANSAGQIGKIASDLEIGQIYGPIKVEGGYSIIKLIDKKFISDTLVNNNDEPKEYIRMKLSLTKMNEILNRQTARLALKYKISIDEQLLNTIELSDLNMFTYRLIGFGGKIAAVPVTIPIFEWYYLMKDKNEIP; from the coding sequence ATGATTGAGATTTTAATTAATAAATTTTCCGGGCTAACCTCTTTTAATCAATTTAATGTGAACAAAGGGCTAATCATCTTTAATCTTTTCGTTCTTTTTCTTTATCCGATTAACATTTTTGCCCAGCTTGAATCAAAGCCACTCGCTAAAGTTGGTAATCAGATTATCACTGTTGAAGAATTTAAAAACCGATATGAATTTATGCCGCATCTTAATTATTCAAGTGATAATAAAGATACGCTGCGAAATGAATTCTTATATTCGTTGATAGCCGAAAAATTATGGGCACTTGAAGGACTTGAAAAAAGATTTGATACATTAGATGTAGTTAAAAATTCTCTCAAGACTTTAGAAAAACTTTTTGTGAAAGATGAATTGTTTCGTTCCGAAGTTGAGTCAAAAATATTATTAACACCGGAAGAGATTTCTAAAGGATTATTAAGAGTTGGCAGAACTCTTTCAATAAAAATTATCAATTCAACAGATAGCACAGAAATATTCAGGATTTACGACTATTTGTTAAATTCAGATAATTTTGATTCATTACTTGCAACAAGACCTGAAAGCAATTCTCAGCAAAAACCATTTCAGATAAAATTAGGAAACTTGTCTGATGAATTTGCCGAAGATGTAGTTTTTAATCTTAAGCTAAATGAGGTTTCCGAACCAATTAAATCAAATGACAAATGGTTCATATTTAAATTGGTTTCCGAAGAAACGGATTCCTCAATAGTTCGTGCTAATGAATCCGCAAAAAATAAGACAATATCAATCCTGTCCGAGAGGAAAAGAAAAAAAATAGCCGGAAATTTTTTGGATAAAATTCTTGGCGGAAGAACTATCTCAGCAAACAGCGAATTGTTTAATCACTTTGCTGATAAACTAATTGATGTTCTTCAAAAAAGAATAGAAGCCGGAAATCAGGAATCTTCACAAAGCATAGAATTAACTCCGGACGATTTACAGAAAACTTTGCGGCTCATCGATCGAAATAAACTTTACTCATTATTTGTCGAATTTGATTCAACAAAACTTTCATTGAATGACTTCATCTATTATTTAATGTATCAAAAGGTTTCTTTTCCATCACCAAAACCAAACAGAATAAAGGTAGTACTTAACAGCGCTGTAAAACAGTTCATCGAGGATGAAGTTATAACACAGGAAGGTTATAAAAAAGGTATGAACAATCTGCAATCAGTCAAAAATGATATTGAAATGTGGAAAAAATATTATTTATCTGAATTGATGATTCAATCTTACAGTGATTCAATTACCGTAAGCGAAAAAGAAATTGAAAGTTATATTTCACAAAAATTATCGCATAGTTCAAATACAGTAATGTTGAACATAATCGAAATATTCAATACTCAGCTTGATCAGATGCTTATTGTTCTCGATGAATTGAAAAAAGGCACTGATTTTAAACATCTTGCACAGAAATTCAATCAGAGAGAATACACAAAAAAGAGTAATGGTGAATGGGGGTATTTTAATGCAAACTCTGCAGGTCAGATTGGTAAGATTGCATCTGATTTAGAGATTGGACAAATCTACGGACCAATTAAAGTTGAAGGCGGTTATTCAATTATCAAATTGATTGACAAAAAGTTTATTAGTGATACATTGGTTAATAATAATGATGAACCGAAAGAATATATCAGAATGAAATTATCACTGACAAAAATGAATGAAATATTGAATAGACAAACTGCCCGACTCGCATTAAAATATAAAATCTCAATCGATGAGCAGTTACTTAACACAATTGAGCTAAGTGATTTAAATATGTTTACATATAGATTAATTGGTTTCGGTGGCAAGATTGCCGCAGTGCCTGTAACTATTCCCATTTTTGAATGGTACTATTTGATGAAAGATAAAAATGAAATTCCTTAG
- the csm3 gene encoding type III-A CRISPR-associated RAMP protein Csm3 yields the protein MSNNNTNNGQLLKKILIEGTITAKTGLHIGGSSVGMSIGGADATVVRNPLTNEPYIPGSSLKGKMRSLLEKVIGQKAFQYMTDQVKYGPRTKAIKDDENLSEDEKKNISLIMGIFGTKPEDTKSKDEPVSRLIVRDCELEGIMEDNKLVTREEGGVKKLFESKNTDMPYTEVKTEVVIDRITSAATPRQLERVPAGTVFNMRMILNVYNGDDEKAMLNKIFEGLALVQNDYLGGKGTRGSGEVDIKITQLKYKDKEVYENAGNWADYSNDDFIVPEELKN from the coding sequence ATGAGTAACAATAATACAAATAACGGACAACTCTTAAAGAAAATTTTAATTGAAGGGACAATAACTGCAAAAACAGGTTTGCATATTGGTGGTAGCAGTGTTGGAATGTCTATCGGTGGTGCGGATGCAACTGTTGTTAGAAATCCTTTAACTAATGAACCTTACATACCTGGAAGCTCACTAAAAGGGAAAATGAGAAGCTTACTTGAAAAGGTAATAGGTCAAAAGGCTTTCCAATATATGACTGACCAAGTTAAATATGGACCACGTACAAAAGCTATAAAAGATGATGAAAATTTAAGTGAAGACGAGAAAAAAAATATTTCATTAATTATGGGAATTTTTGGTACTAAACCGGAAGATACAAAATCAAAAGACGAACCAGTCTCTCGTTTGATAGTTCGAGATTGCGAACTTGAAGGAATAATGGAAGATAATAAATTAGTTACGAGGGAAGAAGGTGGGGTTAAAAAATTATTTGAATCTAAAAACACTGATATGCCTTATACAGAAGTGAAAACCGAAGTTGTCATCGATAGAATTACTTCTGCTGCGACACCAAGGCAACTTGAGCGAGTTCCAGCTGGCACGGTATTTAATATGAGAATGATTTTAAATGTGTACAATGGCGATGATGAAAAAGCTATGCTTAATAAAATTTTTGAAGGTTTAGCTTTAGTTCAAAATGATTATTTAGGCGGTAAAGGTACAAGAGGAAGTGGTGAGGTTGATATAAAAATTACTCAACTCAAGTATAAGGATAAAGAAGTTTATGAAAATGCAGGCAACTGGGCTGATTACTCAAATGATGACTTTATAGTTCCAGAAGAACTAAAGAATTAA
- a CDS encoding ABC transporter ATP-binding protein: MAEVILKNVSKIYDDKTKAVDNVNITIADKEFIVLVGPSGCGKTTTLRMIAGLEDISEGEILIDGKVINNLPPKDRDIAMVFQNYALYPHMSVYENLAFGLKLRKLDKHEIDKRVNEAARILGLEKYLDRKPKALSGGQRQRVAVGRAIVRNPKVFLFDEPLSNLDAKLRVQMRTEISRLHKELGATMIYVTHDQIEAMTMGDRIVVMKDGCVQQIDTPLNLYNLPANKFVAGFIGSPSMNFIKGEIAEENFNLFFQSTFGNLKFIIPDEKKNSFIEKKIKKVWLGIRPENIHLTNKDKPSVSVASLKSEILLIEPLGNQTLIYFNFENNQLVSEHHGFISISKGTIHEFLIDLNKIHFFDEESEMRIT; encoded by the coding sequence ATGGCAGAAGTTATACTTAAAAATGTTTCAAAAATTTATGATGATAAAACAAAAGCTGTTGATAATGTAAACATAACGATAGCTGACAAGGAGTTTATCGTGCTTGTTGGTCCTTCAGGTTGCGGAAAAACCACTACATTAAGAATGATTGCAGGTCTTGAGGATATTTCTGAAGGTGAAATTTTAATTGATGGTAAAGTTATAAATAACCTCCCACCTAAAGACAGAGATATAGCTATGGTATTCCAGAATTATGCTTTGTATCCTCATATGTCTGTCTATGAAAATCTTGCGTTTGGTTTAAAACTACGGAAGCTCGATAAACACGAAATCGACAAACGGGTAAATGAAGCAGCTCGGATTTTAGGATTGGAAAAATATTTAGACAGAAAACCAAAAGCTTTATCCGGCGGTCAACGGCAAAGAGTAGCCGTTGGAAGAGCGATTGTCCGTAATCCAAAAGTATTTTTGTTTGATGAACCTCTTAGTAATCTTGATGCAAAGCTTCGTGTACAGATGAGAACCGAAATTTCAAGATTACATAAAGAGCTTGGTGCAACTATGATTTATGTAACTCACGATCAGATTGAAGCGATGACGATGGGTGACAGAATTGTTGTAATGAAAGACGGATGTGTTCAACAGATTGATACTCCTTTAAATCTTTACAATCTGCCTGCAAACAAATTTGTTGCGGGATTTATCGGCAGTCCTTCGATGAATTTTATCAAAGGTGAAATTGCTGAGGAAAACTTTAACTTATTTTTCCAAAGTACTTTTGGGAACTTAAAATTTATCATTCCTGATGAAAAAAAGAATTCATTTATTGAAAAGAAAATTAAAAAAGTTTGGTTGGGAATCAGGCCCGAAAATATTCATTTAACTAATAAAGATAAACCCTCAGTTAGCGTAGCCTCGTTAAAGTCAGAGATTCTGTTAATCGAACCTTTAGGCAATCAGACATTGATATATTTTAACTTTGAGAATAATCAGCTCGTCTCTGAGCATCACGGATTTATCAGTATATCAAAAGGAACCATACACGAATTCCTGATAGACCTCAATAAAATTCATTTCTTTGATGAAGAAAGTGAAATGAGAATTACATAA
- a CDS encoding carbohydrate ABC transporter permease, translating into MKSNSLKIVFFFLTPAIGAIFIFFFIPVIAAFIISFTDFDIYTLGDISTLRFIGLDNYSKLLKDELFWTALKNTFYFVLVAGPLSIAVSLSVALLLNSKLTKFKSLFRLAYFLPVVTTLVAVAIVWRFIYHPNFGILNFFLGLLGINPIDWLGDPFWAMPSIIILAVWKNFGYNMIIFIAGLQNIPEELYEAADIEGANAFRKFIHITLPMLAPTTLFVSIITMIGYFQLFAEPYVMTQGGPLNKTLSIVQYMYQEGFRWWNMGYSASIAFILFVIIFIGTIIQFRIQKSQK; encoded by the coding sequence ATGAAATCTAATAGCTTAAAAATCGTTTTCTTTTTTTTAACTCCTGCTATCGGAGCAATTTTTATTTTCTTTTTCATTCCTGTTATTGCAGCATTCATCATAAGTTTTACTGACTTTGATATTTATACTTTAGGCGACATTTCTACTTTACGATTTATTGGATTGGATAATTATTCCAAATTATTAAAAGATGAGTTATTCTGGACAGCTCTAAAAAATACTTTTTATTTTGTTCTCGTTGCCGGACCATTGTCAATTGCTGTATCGCTTTCAGTTGCTTTACTGCTTAATTCCAAACTGACAAAATTTAAATCTTTGTTTCGTTTAGCTTATTTTCTTCCGGTAGTAACTACACTTGTAGCTGTAGCAATAGTTTGGAGATTCATTTATCATCCTAATTTTGGAATATTAAATTTCTTTTTAGGATTGCTTGGAATAAATCCGATAGATTGGCTTGGTGATCCGTTTTGGGCTATGCCTTCGATAATCATTTTGGCGGTATGGAAAAATTTTGGTTACAATATGATAATTTTTATTGCAGGTCTTCAGAACATTCCCGAAGAACTTTATGAAGCCGCAGATATTGAGGGAGCAAATGCTTTCCGGAAGTTTATTCATATTACTCTTCCGATGCTTGCACCAACAACCTTATTTGTAAGTATTATCACAATGATTGGCTATTTTCAACTTTTTGCTGAACCTTATGTAATGACACAAGGCGGTCCTTTAAATAAAACATTAAGCATTGTTCAGTATATGTATCAGGAGGGCTTTCGATGGTGGAATATGGGCTACTCGGCTTCGATTGCTTTTATTCTTTTTGTCATAATTTTTATTGGAACAATTATTCAGTTCAGAATTCAAAAGTCACAGAAATAG
- the cas10 gene encoding type III-A CRISPR-associated protein Cas10/Csm1, which translates to MTAEEKTLILGALFHDIGKFKQRGVSQSERLKHQEYSSGFVNDLFKDKLLSDLVLYHHREDLNKSNLSGLNRILAEIVCEADNLASGERQPDPDVKTQHPLESILSKIDGVHKKKINPQLYFQDISELFYNEYIFPIKKDKYDLSSLENKYKAWWNKFEKEIKKVNKDEIETLFYLLKKYLWCVPSSSYKTRSDVSLFEHSKITAAIAISMLRFLLEKNGNDINKLKDFDNREEYRYQLVLGDITGIQSYIYNIGHRGAAKSLKGRSFFLQQMLENIAYYILDHKSIDLPITNLIYSSGGKFYLFVPNTNSVNNALEQIQKELEQKFLYDYNGALGIIFGKIELNGRDLEYNKDGKDHTISEKWDKLNSIVEIQKKRKFSKNWFYSFFEPSGIDGEIIKCSYTGIPLIKKEVLTNKQTLKQEVKLDEYSPVKFIKHSFEGELFYQVYDNENLTDDYISKEQFYSQKIGNDLKKNFETIVYQDVLEGYSVLDINSFTTSKDFNFVNKLNSKYPRQFLINSLKINDLQGDASKGYKFYGGDWRFGDTYEEVIKKGLGIERLGVLRLDVDNLGLIFKDGFGKHATFGRVVQLSSMLDFFFSHYLNKLKFFSWNPVKGLSEKISDYNYKVKDLIEIVYSGGDDVFIVGHWSVLPDVAIWINEEFRKFTANNDNFSISAGISLFDDKYPIYKAALEAGEYEDLAKRKERINKDKSKQKKNGICFLDKKTPVSWNDFDEIRSWVRKFYNWLEVGVEISKEEKKKLSKGLISRLYSIYYEYEEGKYQDWARWRWRASYSLARLAKQYQEPFGDNIRDFAAELFTSKKTKQELIQLLYIIANWTDLLTRKENKNDK; encoded by the coding sequence ATGACAGCAGAAGAAAAAACATTAATACTTGGAGCGCTTTTCCACGATATAGGGAAGTTCAAGCAGCGTGGAGTATCTCAAAGCGAAAGATTAAAACATCAAGAGTATTCTTCTGGATTTGTTAATGATTTATTTAAGGATAAATTACTTTCTGATTTAGTTCTCTATCACCATCGTGAAGATTTGAATAAATCTAACTTATCTGGATTAAACAGAATTTTAGCTGAAATAGTTTGCGAAGCCGATAATTTAGCAAGTGGAGAAAGACAACCCGACCCAGATGTAAAAACACAACATCCCTTGGAATCTATTCTATCTAAGATTGATGGGGTACATAAAAAGAAAATTAACCCTCAGCTTTACTTCCAAGATATTAGCGAATTGTTCTATAATGAATATATTTTCCCAATAAAAAAAGATAAATATGATTTATCCTCCCTCGAAAACAAATATAAAGCTTGGTGGAATAAATTTGAAAAAGAAATTAAAAAGGTTAATAAAGATGAAATAGAAACTTTATTTTATTTGTTAAAAAAATATTTATGGTGTGTGCCTTCTTCATCTTATAAAACCAGGTCCGATGTTTCTTTATTTGAGCATTCAAAAATCACTGCTGCTATTGCAATATCAATGTTAAGATTTCTTTTAGAAAAAAATGGAAATGATATAAATAAATTAAAAGATTTTGATAATCGTGAAGAATATCGTTATCAATTAGTTTTAGGTGACATTACAGGGATTCAATCTTATATCTATAACATTGGCCATCGTGGAGCAGCGAAATCACTGAAGGGCCGTTCCTTTTTCCTACAACAGATGCTCGAAAATATTGCATATTATATACTTGACCATAAATCAATAGACTTACCAATTACCAATCTTATTTATTCAAGCGGCGGGAAATTTTATTTATTCGTTCCTAATACTAATAGTGTAAATAATGCTCTTGAACAAATTCAAAAAGAGCTTGAGCAAAAGTTTCTTTATGATTATAACGGTGCATTAGGAATAATATTTGGGAAAATTGAATTAAACGGAAGAGATTTGGAGTATAATAAAGATGGTAAAGATCACACGATTTCGGAGAAATGGGATAAGCTTAATTCCATTGTTGAAATACAGAAAAAAAGAAAATTTTCAAAGAACTGGTTTTATTCCTTCTTTGAACCCTCTGGGATAGATGGAGAAATAATAAAATGCTCGTATACAGGAATACCATTGATAAAGAAAGAAGTTTTAACAAATAAACAAACTTTAAAGCAGGAAGTTAAATTAGATGAATACTCCCCAGTTAAATTCATAAAACATAGTTTTGAAGGAGAGTTGTTTTACCAGGTTTATGATAATGAAAATTTAACAGATGATTATATTTCCAAAGAACAATTTTATTCACAAAAAATAGGTAACGACTTAAAGAAAAATTTTGAGACGATCGTATATCAGGATGTTTTAGAAGGTTATTCAGTGCTTGACATTAATTCTTTTACAACATCCAAAGATTTCAATTTTGTTAACAAATTGAATTCAAAATATCCAAGACAGTTTTTAATTAATAGTCTTAAAATCAATGACTTGCAAGGGGATGCAAGTAAAGGTTATAAATTTTATGGCGGTGATTGGCGTTTTGGTGATACTTATGAGGAAGTAATTAAGAAAGGTTTAGGAATTGAAAGACTTGGTGTTCTAAGACTTGATGTTGATAATCTGGGATTGATATTTAAAGATGGTTTTGGTAAACACGCTACGTTTGGAAGAGTAGTTCAGTTATCTTCAATGCTTGATTTCTTCTTTAGTCATTATTTGAATAAACTAAAATTCTTTTCGTGGAATCCCGTAAAAGGTTTATCAGAAAAAATAAGTGACTATAATTATAAAGTTAAAGATTTAATCGAGATTGTTTACTCTGGTGGTGATGATGTATTTATTGTTGGTCATTGGTCTGTTTTACCAGATGTAGCAATCTGGATTAATGAAGAGTTTAGAAAATTCACTGCTAATAATGACAACTTTTCTATTTCAGCTGGTATTTCTCTTTTTGATGATAAATATCCAATTTATAAAGCTGCTTTAGAAGCTGGTGAATATGAAGATCTTGCAAAGAGAAAAGAAAGAATTAATAAGGATAAATCTAAACAAAAGAAAAATGGTATATGCTTTTTAGATAAAAAGACCCCTGTTAGTTGGAATGATTTTGATGAAATAAGAAGTTGGGTAAGAAAGTTTTATAATTGGCTTGAAGTTGGAGTAGAAATTTCAAAAGAAGAAAAAAAGAAGCTAAGCAAAGGATTGATTTCAAGATTATACTCAATTTATTATGAATATGAAGAAGGCAAGTATCAGGATTGGGCAAGATGGAGATGGAGAGCTTCCTATTCATTAGCACGACTTGCCAAACAATATCAGGAACCATTTGGAGATAATATAAGAGATTTTGCAGCGGAGCTATTTACTAGCAAAAAAACCAAACAAGAATTAATACAATTACTATATATAATAGCTAATTGGACAGATTTATTAACAAGAAAGGAGAATAAAAATGACAAATGA
- a CDS encoding carbohydrate ABC transporter permease, with protein sequence MKKIILHTVLILIAVVTLIPFLWMISASFMLDGHASVFPPRFLPDQFTLVQYERLFERLSIARNFFNSLVLSILVTFISLTFNSMAGYAFAKYKFKGKDKLFNLLISSMIIPAQVTMLPLFLMLKWMGFINTYMAIIIPGLANIFGIFLIRQYCFSIPDSLIEAARIDGADDFLIYRKIILPLLTPVLATLAIFTFLGTWNDFLWPLIVMTDDSMYTLPVALANLMLEHAKDPELMMAGSVVTILPVIIVFLALQKYYLKGIMMGSVKE encoded by the coding sequence ATGAAAAAAATAATTCTTCACACCGTTCTGATTTTGATTGCAGTAGTTACACTTATCCCTTTTCTTTGGATGATTTCGGCTTCATTTATGCTCGATGGACATGCAAGTGTTTTTCCTCCGCGCTTTCTTCCTGATCAGTTTACACTTGTTCAGTACGAAAGACTTTTTGAAAGATTAAGCATCGCTCGTAATTTTTTTAATAGCTTGGTGCTTTCCATTCTGGTAACATTTATCTCTCTGACATTTAATTCAATGGCAGGATATGCTTTCGCCAAGTATAAATTTAAAGGCAAAGATAAACTTTTCAATTTACTTATCAGTTCAATGATAATTCCCGCACAGGTAACAATGCTTCCTCTTTTCCTGATGCTGAAGTGGATGGGTTTTATTAACACTTATATGGCAATTATTATTCCCGGACTCGCAAATATTTTTGGGATATTCCTTATTCGCCAATATTGTTTTTCAATTCCTGACAGTTTGATTGAAGCTGCAAGAATTGATGGTGCAGATGATTTTTTAATTTACAGAAAAATTATTCTGCCGTTGCTAACTCCAGTTCTTGCAACACTAGCTATCTTTACTTTTTTAGGAACCTGGAATGATTTCCTCTGGCCTCTGATTGTAATGACGGATGATTCAATGTACACGCTTCCTGTAGCACTTGCAAATCTGATGCTTGAACATGCAAAAGACCCTGAACTTATGATGGCTGGTTCAGTTGTAACGATTCTTCCGGTTATAATTGTATTTCTCGCGTTACAGAAATATTATTTGAAAGGTATAATGATGGGAAGTGTTAAAGAATGA
- the cas6 gene encoding CRISPR-associated endoribonuclease Cas6, which produces MRLKIELHTNHTRSLPFNYHYQFSSAIYLLLKFGSPEFSDFLHNIGYKVNGRQYKLFSFAVKFEQYKTTQREIILESPRLNLTVTSPKIDEFIKNFVIGSFERTFFNISIGGSEHKFLIRNMELLPEPDFINEMSFTMTSPMVLSTLKEFNGKTSTYYLRPDDIDEINRILTQNLRNKFELLNGKTSEGEVTLEWNEDFVKRHPRITKKITINEFGKYPVDVIGIQAPFRITGDADLIKTGYQCGFGEKNSMGFGMVEVVKNH; this is translated from the coding sequence GTGAGACTAAAAATTGAATTGCACACTAACCATACCAGATCTCTTCCTTTCAACTATCACTATCAGTTTTCTTCTGCAATCTATCTGTTATTAAAGTTTGGTTCACCCGAATTTTCCGATTTCCTTCATAATATTGGTTATAAAGTCAATGGCAGGCAGTATAAACTTTTCAGTTTTGCTGTTAAATTTGAACAATACAAAACCACTCAAAGAGAAATAATACTCGAAAGTCCAAGATTAAACTTAACTGTAACTTCACCAAAGATTGATGAATTTATCAAAAACTTTGTGATTGGTTCATTCGAGCGGACATTTTTTAATATATCAATCGGAGGTAGTGAACATAAGTTTCTTATCAGGAATATGGAGCTGTTGCCTGAACCTGATTTTATTAACGAAATGTCTTTCACTATGACAAGTCCGATGGTGCTTTCAACTTTAAAAGAATTCAATGGAAAGACTTCTACCTACTATCTGCGGCCAGATGATATTGATGAGATAAATAGAATTCTTACTCAGAATCTCCGAAATAAATTTGAACTGCTGAATGGTAAAACATCTGAAGGAGAAGTTACTCTTGAATGGAATGAAGACTTTGTTAAAAGACATCCTCGCATAACAAAAAAAATAACAATTAATGAATTTGGTAAATATCCCGTAGATGTGATAGGAATTCAGGCACCATTTAGAATTACAGGTGATGCTGACTTAATTAAAACCGGTTACCAATGCGGATTCGGTGAAAAAAATTCTATGGGTTTTGGTATGGTGGAAGTAGTGAAGAATCATTAG